The Echinicola rosea genome has a segment encoding these proteins:
- a CDS encoding aspartate-semialdehyde dehydrogenase, with product MKLAVVGATGLVGSEILEVLAEHNFPFDELLLVASERSAGKKITFKDKEYTVIGLAQAVSEKPDIAIFSAGGDTSKEWAPKFAEAGTIVVDNSSAWRMDPTKKLVVPEINAKSLKIDDRIIANPNCSTIQMVLALTKLRDRYGIKRVVVSTYQSVTGSGLKAVNQLQDERAGKEGEKAYPHKIDLNVLPHIDVFQDNGYTKEEMKMINETKKIFEDPSIQVTATTVRIPVMGGHSEAVNVEFKEDFDLQEVKELLAATPGVIVEDDVANNVYPMPMNAHKKDEVFVGRLRRDESQPNTLNMWIVADNLRKGAATNAVQIAEYLVKHSLV from the coding sequence ATGAAATTAGCTGTTGTGGGAGCCACAGGTCTAGTGGGCTCTGAAATTCTTGAAGTGCTTGCAGAGCACAATTTTCCTTTTGATGAACTGCTGTTGGTGGCCAGTGAGAGGTCCGCAGGAAAAAAGATCACCTTCAAGGATAAGGAATACACAGTGATAGGTTTGGCTCAGGCGGTTTCCGAAAAGCCAGACATTGCCATTTTCTCAGCAGGTGGGGATACGTCCAAAGAATGGGCCCCAAAATTTGCTGAGGCAGGCACTATCGTGGTAGATAATTCTTCTGCTTGGAGAATGGATCCTACCAAGAAACTGGTAGTTCCTGAGATCAACGCTAAATCACTGAAGATTGACGACAGGATCATCGCTAACCCTAACTGCTCCACGATCCAAATGGTTTTGGCCTTGACCAAGCTCCGTGATCGCTATGGCATCAAGAGGGTGGTAGTTTCCACTTACCAGTCTGTGACGGGAAGTGGTCTTAAGGCAGTGAACCAACTCCAAGACGAACGTGCGGGAAAGGAAGGAGAAAAAGCATACCCTCATAAGATTGACCTTAATGTGTTGCCCCATATCGATGTGTTCCAAGACAATGGCTACACCAAAGAGGAGATGAAAATGATCAATGAAACCAAAAAAATCTTTGAAGACCCTTCCATTCAGGTGACAGCCACCACGGTGAGGATCCCTGTGATGGGTGGCCACTCCGAGGCGGTCAATGTGGAATTTAAAGAAGATTTTGACCTGCAAGAGGTGAAAGAGCTTTTGGCCGCTACGCCGGGCGTAATCGTGGAGGATGATGTTGCCAATAACGTATATCCAATGCCCATGAATGCCCATAAAAAAGACGAGGTGTTTGTTGGTAGATTGCGGAGAGATGAGTCCCAGCCAAATACACTGAACATGTGGATCGTGGCGGATAACCTGAGAAAAGGCGCTGCTACAAATGCTGTTCAGATCGCTGAATACCTCGTAAAACATAGCCTTGTATAA
- a CDS encoding THUMP-like domain-containing protein: MELSNIYTPELFQFVQDHLTEDPAQLLLRHRQSNKFDLKEAVAQIAARQKGRRKLPEWAANKAVIFPPAVSMEQCSSEQTATFKKRLAKGGFLLDLTGGFGVDSYYLGKQFEKVAYVERQDKLAAIADYNFSVLSGGDGKYQVYCGDALAFLRTVEGIADWIYVDPARRGGANQKLYKLADCEPDIIGHWESLTQKAQHIMIKASPMLDIKEAIRELPGLSEVHVVAVKNEVKELLLVWKREQEGAAQVMTWDLPHDEPFHFDFNKEEHAASTFSLPKNYLVIPSAAILKAGAFKVFGNRYRLHKVHMHTHLYTTDELSKTSGVLGRVFRIQEEVKMEKKAIGKAFPAGQVNVITRNYPMKPEIIKKKFRLKDGGEDFLIACTVQDGTPKAYRCRRVG; the protein is encoded by the coding sequence TTGGAGCTATCCAATATATATACACCGGAATTATTTCAATTTGTGCAGGATCATCTTACTGAAGATCCTGCACAATTACTTTTAAGGCATCGCCAGTCGAATAAGTTTGACCTCAAGGAGGCCGTGGCTCAGATAGCTGCAAGGCAAAAGGGACGACGAAAGCTCCCCGAATGGGCAGCCAATAAAGCCGTAATTTTCCCTCCTGCAGTTTCGATGGAACAGTGTTCCTCCGAACAAACCGCCACATTTAAGAAACGCCTTGCCAAGGGTGGATTTCTCCTGGACCTTACAGGGGGATTTGGGGTGGACTCCTACTATCTCGGGAAGCAATTCGAAAAAGTGGCCTATGTGGAACGACAGGACAAACTGGCCGCCATCGCTGATTATAATTTTTCGGTTTTGAGTGGTGGGGATGGTAAGTACCAGGTGTATTGTGGTGATGCGTTGGCATTTCTAAGGACGGTGGAGGGAATAGCAGATTGGATTTATGTGGATCCTGCCAGACGCGGAGGAGCCAACCAAAAACTGTACAAACTAGCCGATTGTGAGCCTGACATCATTGGGCATTGGGAAAGCCTTACCCAAAAGGCTCAACATATTATGATCAAAGCATCACCGATGCTGGACATCAAAGAAGCAATCAGGGAATTACCAGGACTAAGTGAAGTGCATGTAGTAGCCGTAAAAAATGAAGTAAAGGAACTGCTATTGGTGTGGAAACGGGAACAGGAAGGGGCTGCCCAAGTGATGACATGGGACCTACCTCATGATGAACCTTTTCATTTTGATTTTAATAAAGAGGAACATGCCGCCTCCACCTTTAGCTTGCCCAAAAACTACTTGGTGATTCCTTCCGCCGCAATCCTAAAAGCAGGGGCTTTTAAGGTATTTGGAAACCGCTATCGGCTCCATAAGGTGCACATGCACACCCACCTCTACACCACAGACGAATTGTCCAAGACATCCGGTGTATTAGGAAGGGTGTTTAGGATTCAAGAGGAAGTAAAGATGGAAAAGAAGGCCATTGGAAAGGCATTTCCTGCCGGACAGGTCAATGTGATCACCCGCAACTATCCTATGAAACCTGAAATCATCAAGAAGAAATTTCGCTTAAAGGATGGAGGAGAAGATTTTTTGATCGCATGTACCGTGCAGGACGGAACCCCGAAAGCTTATCGTTGTAGGCGCGTGGGTTGA